In Geobacter anodireducens, a genomic segment contains:
- a CDS encoding DNA polymerase III subunit epsilon, translating to MKNHHLQAVIDVETTGLFPGYGDRVVEVAAVLVEEGQIVSEFSSLIRVTRAIPRHVSMIHGITNDMLADQPLPEEVYPALGDFIGRALLVAHNARFDLAFLRHEFGRLGLSLNSRSACTLELARRRLPELPDHRLETIYQHLFGAVPEGARCHRALDDARLTARVWGELRVGRL from the coding sequence ATGAAAAACCACCATCTCCAGGCAGTGATCGATGTGGAAACCACCGGCCTTTTCCCGGGATATGGCGACAGGGTCGTCGAAGTGGCTGCCGTCCTTGTGGAGGAGGGGCAGATCGTCTCCGAATTCAGCAGCCTGATCAGGGTAACGAGGGCGATTCCCCGTCACGTATCCATGATTCACGGCATCACCAACGACATGCTCGCCGACCAGCCGCTGCCGGAAGAGGTCTACCCGGCTCTCGGAGATTTCATCGGCAGGGCCCTGCTCGTGGCCCACAACGCCCGGTTCGACCTGGCATTCCTGCGGCACGAGTTCGGCCGCCTGGGGTTGTCGCTGAACAGCCGGTCCGCCTGCACCCTGGAACTGGCCCGGCGCAGGCTGCCGGAGCTGCCGGACCACCGCCTGGAAACCATCTACCAGCACCTGTTCGGAGCCGTGCCCGAAGGGGCCAGGTGCCACCGGGCGCTCGACGACGCGCGGCTCACGGCGCGGGTGTGGGGGGAGTTGAGGGTGGGAAGGCTATGA
- a CDS encoding transcriptional regulator: protein MKLSDKAEEILEALWIACEEEGKSHLEMEEIKVPAADPAYGELALLAFIEVREGRAYLRPEGKDEGKRTVRRHRLAERLMMDVLNIRGDHAEDKACEFEHLLHEGVDAKVCTMLNHPATCPHGKPIPPGDCCDEARQSGDLGVVPLTELKAGEEGEIAYLATGDDIKMRKLMAMGVLPGNNIVLMQVFPSYIFRVGYSEFAIDSNLAREIFVRK from the coding sequence ATGAAGTTGTCCGACAAGGCAGAAGAAATCCTCGAAGCCCTCTGGATCGCCTGCGAGGAGGAGGGGAAGAGCCATCTGGAGATGGAGGAAATCAAGGTCCCCGCCGCTGACCCCGCCTATGGCGAACTGGCCTTGCTCGCCTTCATCGAGGTCCGGGAGGGGCGGGCCTACCTCCGCCCCGAGGGGAAGGACGAGGGGAAGCGGACCGTCCGGCGGCACCGCCTTGCCGAGCGGCTCATGATGGACGTACTCAACATCCGGGGCGACCATGCCGAGGACAAGGCGTGCGAGTTCGAGCACCTGCTCCACGAAGGGGTCGACGCCAAGGTCTGCACCATGCTCAACCACCCCGCCACCTGTCCCCACGGCAAGCCGATCCCTCCGGGCGACTGCTGCGACGAGGCCCGCCAGAGCGGCGACCTGGGTGTAGTTCCCCTCACCGAGCTCAAGGCCGGCGAAGAAGGCGAAATCGCCTACCTGGCCACCGGCGACGACATCAAGATGCGCAAGCTCATGGCCATGGGGGTCCTGCCGGGCAACAACATCGTGCTCATGCAGGTTTTTCCGTCGTACATTTTCCGGGTGGGGTACTCCGAATTCGCCATCGACTCCAACCTGGCGCGGGAGATCTTCGTGAGGAAGTAG
- a CDS encoding CRISPR-associated helicase/endonuclease Cas3, with amino-acid sequence MESLTVSEYVWYWGKAEKDAGGYHLLPYHCLDVAAVAAVWWDASPTIRRSFSSHASCSEVQIRAWLLFFIALHDYGKFDLRFQLKVREAWEKLHPLAGQGASLPPQFDINQYQHGESGLFWFKKDFFAFNGFETAGDSLFIDDEPPLWSNWKPWIESVTGHHGHVKQAEYASDASLSVSVDGRFAEIDQTARKEWLTALEQLFLWPVGLSLDNAPPPPSPLLAGFCSVSDWLASRCDDTNFSFHQSPLSISDYFTQKFSQDAPAILAFSGLNGTAKSYGGISDLLPAIATPCPLQTKVDQLPLQDGLTIIEAPTGSGKTEAALAHAWRLLAAGQADSIIFALPTQATANAMLGRLESLAERIFTNSPNLLLAHGNARFNRTFTDLKRRGHSDATDPDGWTQCGEWLAESRKRVFLGQIGVCTIDQVLISVLPVKHRFVRGLGVGRSVLIVDEVHAYDAYMYGLLEEVLRQQHQCGGSAILLSATLPATLKQQLAAAWGDKRTECNPSAAYPLLTWLGNVDFPSISLTRHETPKPVMVEIEALKLEGMEPDQTLLARIVRAAESGAQVAVICNMVNDAQRIAAVLRETTSAPVGLFHARYRFKDRQIRENEVIDCFGPRGKREQGRILVATQVVEQSLDLDFDWLVTQLCPVDLLFQRMGRLHRHRRASRPAGYDKPVCTVLLPCECNYGYTGKIYANTRVLWRTEQLLTSASAGQVPFPAAYREWIERVYAGDPWGNEPESVVTGHEMFEVELEVKRYKAMDMVRRAFEVTPFSDSDENVTAVTRDDEMGLTVIPVIDSPKGQRFLDGGLLGDLDEFRRAEELALNSINVPARWSGWLRALCEIDDERRYWLTMTEQGEGCYVRDGDKVTFRYHRDTGLERVK; translated from the coding sequence ATGGAAAGTCTTACTGTCTCGGAGTATGTTTGGTATTGGGGGAAGGCTGAGAAGGATGCAGGCGGTTACCATCTCTTGCCGTACCATTGCCTTGACGTCGCGGCTGTGGCCGCAGTCTGGTGGGATGCGAGTCCGACTATCCGGCGCAGCTTCTCCAGTCATGCGAGTTGCTCCGAGGTTCAGATCCGCGCCTGGCTGCTCTTCTTTATCGCATTGCACGATTACGGCAAGTTTGATCTGCGCTTCCAACTGAAGGTCAGGGAGGCGTGGGAGAAGCTGCATCCGTTGGCAGGTCAGGGGGCAAGCCTGCCTCCGCAATTTGACATCAACCAATACCAGCACGGCGAGAGTGGCCTCTTCTGGTTCAAGAAAGATTTTTTCGCCTTCAACGGATTCGAAACCGCTGGCGACTCACTTTTTATAGACGATGAACCGCCTCTGTGGTCGAATTGGAAGCCGTGGATCGAATCGGTAACGGGGCATCATGGCCATGTGAAACAGGCGGAATATGCAAGTGATGCGTCTCTTTCTGTTTCGGTCGACGGCAGATTCGCCGAGATCGATCAAACAGCCCGGAAAGAGTGGCTAACAGCATTGGAGCAACTTTTCCTGTGGCCGGTCGGTCTTTCCCTTGATAACGCCCCGCCTCCTCCATCGCCGCTACTGGCCGGATTCTGTTCCGTGTCAGACTGGCTGGCTTCCCGCTGCGACGACACCAATTTCTCCTTCCATCAGTCACCGCTGTCAATCTCGGACTATTTCACACAAAAATTCTCACAGGACGCTCCTGCCATCCTTGCCTTCTCCGGGCTTAACGGCACAGCCAAGAGCTACGGTGGCATATCCGACCTTCTCCCTGCCATCGCAACGCCTTGTCCGCTGCAAACCAAGGTCGATCAGTTGCCGCTTCAGGACGGTTTGACCATCATTGAGGCCCCGACCGGATCAGGCAAGACCGAAGCTGCCCTCGCCCATGCCTGGCGGTTGCTGGCTGCCGGGCAAGCCGACTCGATCATCTTCGCGCTCCCCACGCAGGCCACTGCCAACGCCATGCTGGGCCGACTTGAATCGCTGGCTGAACGTATTTTTACCAACAGCCCGAACCTCTTACTGGCCCATGGCAATGCCCGGTTCAACCGGACCTTCACGGACCTCAAGCGCAGAGGGCATAGCGACGCCACCGACCCGGACGGCTGGACACAATGTGGGGAATGGCTGGCGGAGAGTCGCAAACGGGTTTTTCTCGGACAGATCGGAGTCTGCACCATCGATCAGGTCCTGATTTCCGTATTGCCGGTCAAGCATCGCTTCGTGCGTGGCCTTGGGGTGGGACGAAGCGTGCTGATTGTGGATGAGGTGCATGCCTACGACGCCTACATGTACGGTCTGCTTGAAGAAGTCTTGCGTCAGCAGCACCAGTGCGGCGGCTCGGCCATCCTGTTATCGGCCACCCTGCCCGCAACGCTGAAGCAACAACTCGCAGCGGCCTGGGGAGACAAACGCACCGAATGCAACCCATCGGCAGCCTATCCGTTGTTGACTTGGCTCGGAAATGTGGATTTCCCGTCTATTTCGTTGACTCGTCATGAAACGCCAAAACCGGTTATGGTTGAAATTGAAGCCCTAAAACTTGAGGGAATGGAGCCAGACCAGACCTTGCTCGCTCGAATTGTCAGGGCAGCAGAGAGCGGCGCGCAGGTTGCGGTGATCTGCAATATGGTGAACGATGCCCAGAGAATTGCCGCTGTCCTGAGAGAGACGACATCCGCTCCGGTCGGCCTCTTCCATGCGCGTTACCGCTTCAAGGATCGGCAAATCAGAGAAAACGAGGTCATCGACTGTTTCGGCCCCAGAGGCAAACGCGAACAGGGTCGCATTCTGGTTGCCACTCAAGTTGTCGAGCAATCTCTCGATCTGGATTTCGATTGGCTAGTCACCCAGTTGTGCCCGGTCGACCTCCTCTTTCAGCGCATGGGGAGACTGCATCGTCATCGGCGCGCATCGCGACCTGCTGGATACGACAAACCAGTCTGTACCGTCCTCCTCCCGTGCGAATGCAATTACGGCTATACCGGGAAAATCTACGCTAATACACGAGTGCTCTGGCGCACTGAGCAATTGTTGACTTCCGCATCCGCCGGTCAGGTTCCGTTCCCGGCCGCCTATCGGGAATGGATCGAAAGAGTCTATGCCGGAGATCCGTGGGGGAACGAGCCAGAATCGGTTGTTACAGGTCATGAGATGTTTGAAGTGGAGTTGGAGGTCAAACGTTACAAGGCAATGGACATGGTCAGGAGGGCGTTTGAAGTGACTCCGTTTTCGGATTCAGATGAAAATGTCACTGCTGTTACCCGTGACGATGAAATGGGGCTCACGGTGATCCCGGTCATCGATTCGCCAAAGGGGCAGCGCTTCCTCGATGGTGGATTGCTTGGTGATTTGGATGAATTCCGCAGGGCAGAGGAGTTGGCTCTCAACAGCATCAATGTCCCTGCGCGCTGGAGTGGTTGGCTGAGAGCGTTGTGCGAAATTGACGACGAAAGACGATACTGGCTCACCATGACGGAACAAGGAGAGGGGTGCTATGTGCGCGACGGGGACAAGGTTACTTTCAGGTATCACCGCGATACCGGACTGGAGAGGGTGAAATGA